GATCAACTTCCCTCCGTACGCGAACTCTCCGAGCGTCTTGGTGTTAACCCCAACACGGTCGCCAAGGCATACAGAGACCTTGAAGTTATGGGGCTGCTCTATACCCGCCGTGGCATGGGCGTCTTCGTCAACAAGGGAATCGAGGCGAAATGCCGCGAAGATTGCCGCAAGCGCATCATCACGCGCATGCATGAAGTCGTAGCAGAAGCCAAGGCCGCCGGCATGAGCGTCCGAGAAGTTTCTGAAGTCGCCGAAAAGAGCTTTGCGAGCGAAGCGGGTCCATACAGCTCCACTCCCAACTCCCTGACCGCTCTTGC
This DNA window, taken from Candidatus Hydrogenedentota bacterium, encodes the following:
- a CDS encoding GntR family transcriptional regulator is translated as MLSSIDINSSVAVYVQIENHVQFAIASGRLKPGDQLPSVRELSERLGVNPNTVAKAYRDLEVMGLLYTRRGMGVFVNKGIEAKCREDCRKRIITRMHEVVAEAKAAGMSVREVSEVAEKSFASEAGPYSSTPNSLTALAKPIKKKVK